The following are encoded together in the Paludisphaera mucosa genome:
- a CDS encoding glycosyl hydrolase family 28-related protein — protein MRVFENARAGLLAFVVASAATSTRGAGLPAAGADLDSVESRSYPVCSAVVDVTKAPYFARGDGATDCTDALQEALSETMGRRKILYLPEGVYLVSRTLEWSKKNADGRDAWGFNAVQGRHPRRSVIRLKDAVFTDASAPKAVMWCGGFGSADWFHNYVQGVTIDVGRGNPGAIGLQFYSNNTGAVRDVAIVSGDGRGAVGLDLGHRDMNGPLLVRNVEVRGFDVGIRTGAVVNSQTFEHLRLSGQREVGFANFGQAVAIRGLASDNAVVALRTEGFTAILESELIGRGVAGGAPAVQVGKAPFFARDVATRGYKAALAAEGGGAAPAGENLAEYCSGGPTNPFGSSSASLRLPVRETPDVPYGDPAGWAVVDAFGADPTGDADSSAAIQKAIDSGTETVFFPGSYDIRSPVRVRGKVRRLLGVGNWLDYNKHSAPDLIIADGDAPVVVMEHFASVNGGVAVETDRSVVFRSVQDAFIAPVAAGDLFLEDVATADLRHSPGQNVWARQLDIENQGTHLTNAGGKLWVLGYKTERGGCLVRTSNGGATEIFGNFSYTTTAGSLAPMFVTEDASVFAFFNEVCFSGDPFRTLIRERRGDATRIVRRGEGSLAPYVANPAARRDGR, from the coding sequence ATGAGGGTATTCGAAAACGCCCGCGCAGGCCTCCTCGCGTTCGTCGTCGCGAGCGCCGCGACGTCGACCCGCGGCGCCGGGCTCCCGGCGGCGGGGGCCGATCTCGACTCGGTCGAAAGCCGGTCTTATCCCGTCTGTTCGGCCGTCGTCGACGTCACGAAGGCTCCTTATTTCGCCAGGGGCGACGGCGCGACCGACTGCACCGACGCCCTCCAGGAGGCCCTGTCCGAGACGATGGGCCGGCGCAAGATCCTCTACCTCCCCGAGGGCGTCTACCTGGTGTCCCGCACCCTCGAATGGTCCAAGAAGAACGCCGACGGGCGGGACGCCTGGGGCTTCAACGCGGTCCAGGGCCGGCACCCGCGACGCAGCGTCATCCGCCTGAAGGACGCCGTCTTCACCGACGCGAGCGCGCCGAAGGCCGTCATGTGGTGCGGCGGATTCGGCTCGGCCGACTGGTTCCACAACTACGTCCAGGGCGTCACCATCGACGTGGGCCGCGGCAATCCGGGCGCGATCGGGCTGCAGTTCTACTCGAACAACACCGGGGCGGTCCGCGACGTCGCGATCGTGTCCGGCGACGGCCGGGGGGCGGTCGGTCTGGACCTGGGCCATCGCGACATGAACGGCCCTCTGCTGGTCCGGAACGTCGAGGTCCGCGGCTTCGACGTCGGGATCCGCACCGGGGCTGTCGTGAACAGCCAGACGTTCGAACACCTCCGCCTGTCCGGCCAGCGCGAGGTGGGGTTCGCCAACTTCGGCCAGGCCGTCGCGATCCGCGGCCTCGCCAGCGACAACGCGGTCGTGGCGCTTCGAACCGAGGGATTCACGGCGATCCTCGAGAGCGAGCTGATCGGTCGGGGCGTCGCCGGTGGAGCGCCCGCCGTGCAGGTCGGCAAGGCCCCGTTCTTCGCCCGCGACGTCGCGACCCGCGGCTACAAGGCGGCGCTGGCGGCGGAGGGGGGCGGCGCGGCGCCCGCCGGGGAGAACCTCGCCGAGTATTGCAGCGGCGGGCCCACGAACCCCTTCGGCTCCTCGTCGGCGTCGCTCCGACTCCCCGTGCGCGAGACTCCCGACGTCCCATACGGCGACCCGGCGGGCTGGGCCGTCGTCGACGCCTTCGGCGCCGACCCCACGGGCGACGCCGATTCGTCGGCCGCCATCCAGAAGGCGATCGACTCGGGCACCGAGACGGTGTTCTTCCCGGGTTCCTACGACATCCGGTCGCCCGTCCGGGTCCGCGGCAAGGTGCGGCGGCTGCTGGGGGTCGGCAACTGGCTCGACTACAACAAGCACTCCGCGCCCGACCTGATCATCGCCGACGGCGACGCCCCCGTGGTGGTCATGGAGCATTTCGCGTCGGTCAACGGCGGCGTCGCCGTCGAGACCGATCGGTCGGTGGTCTTCCGCAGCGTGCAGGACGCCTTCATCGCGCCCGTCGCCGCGGGGGACCTCTTCCTCGAAGACGTCGCCACCGCCGACCTGCGCCACAGCCCCGGCCAGAACGTCTGGGCGAGGCAGCTCGACATCGAGAACCAGGGGACGCACCTGACCAACGCCGGCGGCAAGCTCTGGGTCCTGGGCTACAAGACCGAGCGAGGCGGCTGCCTGGTGCGGACGTCGAACGGGGGGGCGACCGAGATCTTCGGCAACTTCAGCTACACCACCACCGCCGGCTCGCTCGCGCCGATGTTCGTCACGGAGGACGCGTCGGTCTTCGCCTTCTTCAACGAGGTCTGCTTCAGCGGCGACCCGTTCCGGACGCTCATCCGCGAGCGGCGGGGCGACGCCACCCGGATCGTCCGGCGCGGCGAGGGGAGCCTCGCGCCCTACGTCGCCAATCCCGCCGCACGCCGCGACGGCCGCTGA
- a CDS encoding DUF1877 family protein: MGIERWYVAIVDEGPLLTRALADPTFGENLSLPWLFEPDRHGRNHRGFYSEFLAAVDAMNRSHPGIDGRVFTLDRLFDMLHFLLSEERRRGEPDAADLGSKAILGANGLPGHLLGGQGHAIRYSPPAEVGAIAAWLAGQAVEDLRSAYDPGMMLEQHVYKIWGAGDDPQTWDRIAAGFEGFRSLYTDAAARGEGVLAIVT, translated from the coding sequence ATGGGCATCGAGCGTTGGTATGTCGCGATCGTCGACGAAGGCCCCCTCCTGACGCGCGCCCTGGCCGACCCGACGTTCGGCGAGAATCTCAGCCTGCCCTGGCTGTTCGAGCCGGATAGGCACGGTCGCAATCACCGCGGCTTCTACTCCGAGTTCCTGGCGGCGGTCGACGCCATGAACCGCTCGCACCCGGGGATCGACGGCCGCGTCTTCACCCTCGACCGCCTCTTCGACATGCTCCATTTCCTGCTCTCCGAGGAGCGACGACGCGGCGAGCCCGACGCGGCCGATCTGGGCTCGAAGGCGATCCTCGGCGCGAACGGCCTCCCCGGGCACCTCCTGGGCGGCCAGGGGCATGCAATCCGCTACTCGCCCCCCGCCGAGGTGGGCGCGATCGCCGCCTGGCTCGCCGGGCAGGCGGTCGAGGACCTCCGCTCGGCCTACGATCCCGGGATGATGCTGGAGCAGCACGTCTACAAGATCTGGGGCGCCGGCGACGACCCCCAGACCTGGGATCGGATCGCCGCGGGCTTCGAGGGCTTCCGCTCGCTCTATACCGACGCGGCTGCCCGCGGCGAGGGCGTCCTGGCGATCGTGACCTAG
- a CDS encoding sugar phosphate isomerase/epimerase family protein, with translation MLQLGIVTYNIAKDWDLPTILQKLEALGYGGVELRTTHRHGVEVGLSAEARREVRKRFADSPVELVGLGSAFEYQSADPAEVRKQVAETKEYVRLAHDVGAPGVKVRPNGIPKGEVADAVFRRIGEALHEVGEDAEGQGVEIRVEVHGAGTAEWPGFAKIIEYADHPNVGVCWNSNPQDVPKEGGSIATNFRLVAGKIRTVHLRDLTDEAYPWKELFALLTASGFDGYTLAEIPESADPDRVLRYFRALWLADQPAR, from the coding sequence ATGCTCCAGCTCGGGATCGTGACCTACAACATCGCCAAGGATTGGGACCTCCCCACGATCCTTCAGAAGCTCGAAGCCCTGGGCTACGGCGGGGTCGAGCTGCGTACCACGCATCGCCACGGCGTCGAGGTCGGGCTCTCGGCCGAAGCCCGCCGGGAGGTGCGCAAGCGGTTCGCGGACTCGCCCGTCGAGCTGGTGGGGTTGGGGAGCGCGTTCGAGTATCAGAGCGCGGACCCGGCGGAGGTCCGCAAGCAGGTCGCCGAGACGAAGGAGTACGTGCGGCTGGCGCACGACGTCGGGGCCCCCGGCGTGAAGGTCCGGCCCAACGGGATCCCCAAGGGCGAGGTCGCCGACGCCGTCTTCCGTCGCATCGGCGAAGCCCTGCATGAAGTCGGCGAGGACGCCGAGGGACAGGGGGTCGAGATCCGCGTCGAGGTCCACGGCGCGGGGACCGCGGAGTGGCCCGGGTTCGCTAAAATCATCGAGTACGCCGACCATCCCAACGTCGGCGTCTGCTGGAACTCCAACCCGCAGGACGTCCCCAAAGAGGGCGGCTCGATCGCGACCAACTTCCGCCTGGTCGCGGGCAAGATCCGCACCGTCCACCTCCGAGACCTGACCGACGAGGCGTACCCCTGGAAAGAGCTGTTCGCTCTGCTGACGGCAAGCGGCTTCGACGGCTACACCCTCGCCGAGATCCCCGAGAGCGCCGACCCCGACCGCGTCCTCCGCTACTTCCGCGCCCTGTGGCTGGCCGATCAACCCGCACGCTGA
- a CDS encoding PEP-CTERM sorting domain-containing protein, translating into MIAKWFLALGLVLAVAGSDVRGGNVTIADLYNTGVNSSHGLLADGASDLHYTVAYEAGAATAPVVGRLAGSWVANTSTAQWIVPTGGQPNGTYTYATTFTVGGGADLASAVIGGRLTSDDMIQDVFLNGQSLGITTTDESYGSWFNFSAASNFQIGVNNLVFVTKNTHGAPTGLIVEMTGSYNAAVPEPSSMALLGLGSVGLLAGRRFRRRPA; encoded by the coding sequence ATGATTGCAAAATGGTTCCTCGCCCTGGGTCTGGTCCTGGCCGTCGCGGGCTCCGACGTCCGGGGCGGCAACGTGACGATCGCCGACCTGTACAACACCGGTGTGAACTCCTCGCACGGCCTCCTGGCCGACGGCGCTTCGGACCTGCATTACACGGTCGCCTACGAGGCGGGCGCCGCCACGGCCCCCGTCGTGGGGCGGCTCGCGGGGAGCTGGGTGGCCAACACCTCGACGGCCCAGTGGATCGTCCCCACGGGCGGCCAGCCCAACGGGACCTACACCTACGCCACCACGTTCACGGTGGGCGGCGGCGCCGACCTGGCCTCCGCCGTGATCGGCGGCCGGCTGACCTCGGACGACATGATCCAGGACGTCTTCCTCAACGGCCAGTCCCTGGGGATCACCACGACCGACGAGTCTTACGGGTCGTGGTTCAACTTCTCGGCCGCCAGCAACTTCCAGATCGGCGTGAACAACCTGGTCTTCGTGACGAAGAACACGCACGGAGCCCCCACGGGCCTCATCGTCGAGATGACCGGCTCGTACAACGCCGCCGTCCCCGAGCCGTCGTCGATGGCCCTCCTGGGCCTCGGCTCGGTCGGCCTGCTGGCCGGCCGTCGGTTCCGCCGCCGCCCCGCCTGA
- a CDS encoding cellulase family glycosylhydrolase: MWKSALATMAVAWCLAAQAGPPRPVAGFVFVRGPQLMLNGREYRAVGVNVPHLSQIYLGTWFHLGQLYGTPEAAKAAAVAAVEDASRGGLAFIRFFAGPGYPIEADRLYARDPDAYWRGMDELFALCRRSGVRLVPSLNVTTWNAHCGEPRGAILDPASKTAQANRRYVQAFVTRYKDDPTVLMWELENEVMLAADVDAQGSPLLPRGVYPEGATVRETGEREDSLTWAMTQRLYREQAAFIKSLDPNHPVTSGDAGVRPEATSRRETFPEFRFRDDAWREHLANELAAQPEPLDVFSLHHYGPADPGPRGSGLDALERARLTARAVKAARVPLFIGELGQDVPSFKSDPEAKWARAYLDMADEEGISLIALWVWRFPWQPELTFDGRSHPLLVERAAAFNRRYAGIE; this comes from the coding sequence ATGTGGAAATCCGCCCTCGCGACGATGGCCGTCGCCTGGTGTCTCGCGGCGCAAGCGGGGCCGCCCCGGCCCGTCGCAGGCTTCGTCTTCGTCCGCGGCCCGCAGCTGATGTTGAACGGCCGCGAGTACCGCGCCGTGGGCGTCAACGTGCCACACCTGAGCCAGATCTACCTGGGGACCTGGTTCCACCTCGGGCAGCTCTATGGCACCCCCGAGGCGGCGAAGGCGGCCGCCGTGGCGGCCGTGGAGGACGCCTCGCGGGGCGGCCTGGCGTTCATCCGGTTCTTCGCCGGGCCGGGCTATCCGATCGAGGCCGACCGGCTCTACGCCCGCGATCCCGACGCCTACTGGCGGGGGATGGACGAGCTGTTCGCCCTCTGCCGACGCTCGGGCGTCCGCCTCGTCCCCTCGTTGAACGTCACCACCTGGAACGCCCACTGCGGCGAGCCCCGGGGCGCGATCCTCGACCCGGCGTCGAAGACCGCGCAGGCGAACCGACGCTACGTCCAGGCGTTCGTCACTCGCTACAAGGACGACCCCACCGTCCTCATGTGGGAGCTGGAGAACGAGGTGATGCTCGCCGCCGACGTCGACGCCCAGGGCTCGCCGCTCCTCCCCCGGGGCGTCTATCCCGAAGGCGCGACGGTCCGCGAAACGGGCGAGCGCGAGGACTCGCTGACCTGGGCGATGACGCAGCGGCTCTATCGCGAGCAGGCCGCGTTCATCAAGTCGCTCGACCCGAATCACCCGGTGACCAGCGGCGACGCCGGCGTGCGTCCCGAGGCGACCAGCCGCCGCGAGACCTTCCCCGAGTTCCGCTTCCGCGACGACGCCTGGCGCGAGCACCTGGCGAACGAACTGGCCGCCCAGCCCGAGCCGCTCGACGTCTTCAGCCTGCACCACTACGGCCCGGCCGACCCCGGCCCCAGGGGCTCCGGCCTCGACGCGCTCGAACGCGCCCGCCTCACCGCCCGGGCCGTCAAGGCCGCGCGAGTCCCCCTGTTCATCGGCGAACTCGGCCAGGACGTCCCGTCGTTCAAGTCCGACCCCGAGGCGAAGTGGGCCCGGGCCTACCTCGACATGGCCGACGAGGAGGGGATCTCCCTGATCGCCTTGTGGGTGTGGCGATTCCCCTGGCAGCCCGAACTGACGTTCGACGGCCGCTCGCATCCCCTGCTGGTCGAACGGGCCGCCGCGTTCAACCGTCGGTACGCGGGGATCGAGTGA
- a CDS encoding beta-L-arabinofuranosidase domain-containing protein produces the protein MKSTPTTKPLGIAALAVLTASLLPIAAAAPPETPPDRPLRRPAGLRAEPSGPLRAYLDAVTANWLLPGPKANPAILAMFADRDRPPTRDLLPWSGEFAGKFLTGAAQVYQATRDPELKRSLDGYVRALLPLQDVDGYFGPFSKEHRLTGTAPNIQGKPGGSWDAWGHYHMMLGLMTWDEAVGSPESLAAAVKIADLFCAKFLGDKKPRLVDTGSTEMNLAPAHALVLLYEKTRQPKYLDLAKQIVDEFAAAGPDGKPLAGDYLRRGLAGDEFFQTPKPRWESLHPMQALAAIGRVENDAERRKAYANLWWSIAKLDRHNNGGFSSGEQAQGDPYHPGAIETCCTIAWLALSVDMLKQSGDPVVADELELSTMNSALGMFSPSGRWSTYNTPMDGVRQANFHEIVFQARPGSPELNCCSVNAARGIGLVSQWALLSDAASGGLVLNWYGAGKLAGRLGGGASVGFDTETDYPRSGRVRIKVAVDQPTKFALGLRIPQWSTATKLTVAGTAVADVRPATYQTIDREWKNGDLIELDLDMGPRVWVGEKGYAGRASLFVGPTLLAYDASRDDNGPDDPEPIDARSLRILPTTDAKGPQPPIVLVEAKTADGKTVKLCDFASAGADGSRYRSWLRVEHASATPFSREHTFRTGPPQE, from the coding sequence ATGAAGTCGACGCCGACGACGAAGCCGCTGGGGATCGCGGCCCTGGCCGTCCTGACCGCCAGCCTCTTGCCGATCGCCGCCGCCGCGCCGCCGGAGACGCCTCCCGACCGGCCCCTGCGACGCCCCGCCGGCCTGCGGGCGGAGCCCTCGGGGCCCTTGCGGGCGTACCTGGACGCGGTCACGGCCAACTGGCTGCTCCCGGGCCCGAAGGCGAATCCCGCCATCCTGGCGATGTTCGCCGACCGCGACCGGCCGCCGACCCGCGACCTGCTCCCCTGGTCGGGCGAGTTCGCCGGCAAGTTCCTCACGGGTGCGGCGCAGGTGTACCAGGCGACCCGCGACCCCGAGTTGAAGCGTTCGCTCGACGGCTACGTCCGCGCGCTCCTGCCGCTGCAGGACGTCGACGGCTACTTCGGGCCCTTCTCCAAGGAGCATCGGCTGACGGGTACGGCCCCCAACATCCAGGGGAAGCCCGGCGGGTCGTGGGACGCCTGGGGACATTATCACATGATGCTCGGCCTGATGACCTGGGACGAGGCCGTCGGCTCTCCCGAGTCCCTGGCCGCCGCCGTGAAGATCGCCGACCTGTTCTGCGCCAAGTTCCTGGGCGACAAGAAGCCCCGGCTGGTCGACACCGGCTCGACCGAGATGAACCTCGCCCCGGCGCACGCGCTCGTCCTGCTGTACGAGAAGACCCGCCAGCCGAAGTACCTGGACCTGGCGAAGCAGATCGTCGACGAGTTCGCCGCGGCCGGCCCCGACGGCAAGCCGCTGGCCGGCGACTACCTCCGCCGCGGCCTGGCCGGCGACGAGTTCTTCCAGACGCCCAAGCCCCGCTGGGAGAGCCTCCACCCGATGCAGGCCCTGGCCGCGATCGGCCGGGTCGAGAACGACGCGGAGCGTCGCAAGGCGTACGCCAACCTGTGGTGGAGCATCGCCAAGCTCGACCGCCACAACAACGGCGGCTTCTCCTCCGGGGAGCAGGCGCAGGGCGACCCCTACCACCCGGGCGCCATCGAGACCTGCTGCACGATCGCCTGGCTCGCGCTCTCGGTCGACATGCTCAAGCAGTCGGGCGACCCGGTCGTCGCCGACGAGTTGGAGCTGTCGACGATGAACTCGGCGCTCGGTATGTTCTCGCCGTCGGGACGCTGGAGCACGTACAACACGCCCATGGACGGCGTCCGCCAGGCGAACTTCCACGAGATCGTCTTCCAGGCCCGGCCCGGCTCGCCCGAGCTGAATTGCTGCTCCGTCAACGCCGCGCGCGGCATCGGCCTGGTCTCGCAGTGGGCGTTGCTGAGCGACGCGGCCTCGGGAGGCCTCGTCCTCAACTGGTACGGGGCCGGCAAGCTCGCCGGCCGGCTCGGCGGCGGCGCGTCGGTCGGCTTCGACACCGAGACCGACTATCCGCGCTCGGGTCGCGTCCGCATCAAGGTCGCCGTCGACCAGCCGACGAAGTTCGCGCTCGGCCTGCGCATCCCCCAGTGGTCGACGGCCACGAAACTGACGGTCGCCGGCACGGCGGTCGCCGACGTCAGGCCGGCGACCTACCAGACGATCGATCGCGAATGGAAGAACGGCGACCTGATCGAGCTGGACCTGGACATGGGCCCGCGCGTCTGGGTCGGCGAGAAGGGGTACGCCGGCCGCGCCTCGCTGTTCGTCGGCCCGACCCTGCTGGCCTACGACGCCAGCCGGGACGACAACGGCCCCGACGACCCCGAGCCCATCGACGCGCGCTCGCTCCGCATCCTGCCGACGACCGACGCGAAGGGCCCGCAGCCGCCCATCGTCCTCGTCGAGGCGAAGACCGCGGACGGCAAGACCGTGAAGCTCTGCGACTTCGCCTCCGCCGGCGCCGACGGCTCCCGCTACCGCTCGTGGCTCCGCGTCGAGCACGCCTCGGCGACCCCCTTCTCTCGCGAGCACACGTTCCGCACGGGCCCGCCGCAGGAGTGA
- a CDS encoding IS4 family transposase, which produces MRLPSNGHLRHQVDALRRQFLQEGGLPFTDVLTADCLQEALREIKATWKDRIYTPLVTLWVFLGQALNADHSCRAAVARLVADRAARGLPPCSSETGAYCQARKRLPEGFFSAVARRVGQSLDARVDRRWLWKGRRVCLFDGSTVSMPDTAENRREYPLAYNQVPGTSFAPARIGAIISLSCGAILDLGVCRYAGKGQGEVSLLRRLWDVLRPGDVLLGDRLMSGWVGMHLLKERGVDTVSRLSAHRRADFRKGARLGKDDHLVVWKKPTSIRSVDRKTYNELPGSITVRETRFRVVQPGFRTRSIVVVTTLLDPAQASREELAGLYRARWNNELDLRSIKITLQMDRLRCKTPELVRKEIWAHVLAYNLIRTVMAQAAAGVGVAPRSISFKASLQVLEAFRPQLADPAGRGAGRLAALYERLLRAIAVHRVGDRPDRFEPRMTKKGPRGYEELKRPRKEIKLQILKRASKI; this is translated from the coding sequence ATGCGACTACCCTCCAACGGTCACCTCCGCCATCAGGTCGACGCCCTTCGCCGCCAGTTCCTCCAGGAGGGCGGCCTCCCGTTCACCGACGTCCTCACCGCCGACTGCCTCCAAGAGGCCCTCCGCGAGATCAAGGCGACTTGGAAGGACCGGATCTACACCCCGCTGGTGACGCTCTGGGTCTTCCTCGGCCAGGCCCTCAACGCCGACCACTCCTGCCGCGCCGCCGTCGCGCGGCTGGTCGCCGATCGCGCCGCGCGGGGGTTGCCGCCCTGCAGCTCCGAGACCGGGGCGTACTGCCAGGCGAGGAAGCGACTGCCCGAGGGCTTCTTCTCCGCCGTGGCCCGCCGGGTAGGGCAGTCGCTGGACGCCCGGGTCGATCGGCGGTGGCTCTGGAAGGGCCGCCGCGTCTGCCTCTTCGACGGCTCGACGGTCTCCATGCCCGACACGGCGGAGAACCGCCGCGAGTACCCTCTGGCCTACAACCAGGTCCCCGGGACGAGCTTCGCCCCGGCTCGCATCGGGGCGATCATCTCGCTGTCCTGCGGCGCGATCCTCGACCTGGGCGTCTGCCGCTATGCCGGCAAGGGCCAGGGCGAGGTCAGCCTGCTGCGGCGCCTGTGGGACGTGCTCCGCCCCGGCGACGTGCTGCTGGGCGACCGCCTGATGTCGGGCTGGGTCGGCATGCACTTGCTGAAGGAACGCGGGGTGGACACCGTCAGCCGCCTCTCGGCTCATCGCCGGGCCGACTTCCGCAAGGGGGCCCGCCTGGGCAAGGACGACCACCTAGTCGTCTGGAAGAAGCCGACCTCGATCCGCTCGGTGGACCGGAAGACCTACAACGAGCTGCCCGGCTCGATCACCGTGCGCGAGACCCGCTTCCGCGTCGTTCAGCCGGGGTTCCGGACGCGGTCGATCGTGGTGGTGACGACATTGCTGGACCCGGCGCAGGCGAGCCGGGAGGAACTGGCCGGGCTGTACCGGGCCCGGTGGAATAACGAGCTCGACCTGAGGTCGATCAAGATCACGCTCCAGATGGACAGGTTGCGCTGCAAGACCCCGGAACTTGTTCGCAAGGAGATCTGGGCCCACGTCCTGGCGTACAACCTGATCCGCACGGTCATGGCCCAGGCGGCGGCCGGCGTGGGGGTGGCGCCGCGTTCGATCAGCTTCAAGGCGTCGCTGCAGGTGCTGGAGGCGTTCCGGCCGCAGCTCGCCGACCCGGCCGGCCGCGGCGCGGGCCGGCTTGCGGCGCTCTACGAGCGATTGCTGCGGGCCATCGCCGTGCACCGGGTCGGCGACCGACCCGACCGGTTCGAGCCCCGCATGACCAAGAAGGGGCCGAGGGGGTATGAAGAGCTGAAGCGACCGCGGAAGGAGATCAAGCTCCAGATCCTCAAACGAGCTAGCAAAATCTAA